From the genome of Maridesulfovibrio bastinii DSM 16055:
AGCAGGTCATGAGCACCCGCCCTAAAGTTGTAATCGGAGTTCGCAAGAAATCCAAAACTACCAAACCTTCTACAAGTCAGAAGCCTGTAGCAAGAAAGGTTGCCGCGCCAACGCGCATAGGTCTTCCTTTCAATGCTCCGTCTCTGTCTTTAAAGGTTCCGAAATGGAGATTCTCATTTAAGGACTTCATTATCGGACAATCAAATGAACTTGCATGTGCGGCTTCCCGCAGCCTGTGTGATAACGCATTGCCGGGCGACCAGCTTTTTCTCAGCTCTTCTCCGGGACTCGGAAAAACACATCTGCTCCATTCTATCGGGCAGGGACTTTGTAAAACCAGCAATAAGAAGCATGTGTCCATTGCCTGTCTTACTGCTGAAGAGTTTGCAAACAAACTTGTGCTTGCTTTGAAAGCAGGGGAGATGTCCCGTTTCAAATCCGAGTTTCGCGATAATGTGGATTGTCTTCTGCTGGAAGATATCCACTTTTTTCAGGGTAAATTAAAGATGCAGGATGAACTTCTGGCAACCCTTAAAAGCCTTCAGCTTCACGGGTCCAAAGTTGTTCTTACCAGTTCTTTTCTGCCCCGCGAGTTGAAAAAAGTTGATCCGCAGCTGGTCTCGCGTTTCTGTTCCGGATTTCTGGCCGTTATTTCAACACCGGATTTTGAAACCAGAAAGCGCATCGTACAGAGCAAGGCTCAACTTCTGGGAACCAATGTTCCTGAATCT
Proteins encoded in this window:
- a CDS encoding DnaA ATPase domain-containing protein, whose protein sequence is MLLPCISKASMMRDSWSEILQILEKCLNPGLFKVWIKPLTAEVNGSTINLYAPNEFVAAWVRDRLTSNIMEAGEQVMSTRPKVVIGVRKKSKTTKPSTSQKPVARKVAAPTRIGLPFNAPSLSLKVPKWRFSFKDFIIGQSNELACAASRSLCDNALPGDQLFLSSSPGLGKTHLLHSIGQGLCKTSNKKHVSIACLTAEEFANKLVLALKAGEMSRFKSEFRDNVDCLLLEDIHFFQGKLKMQDELLATLKSLQLHGSKVVLTSSFLPRELKKVDPQLVSRFCSGFLAVISTPDFETRKRIVQSKAQLLGTNVPESISELLAERITNDVRQLESCLQNLVLKARLLNRNVTQDLAWQVLENYSLENVTPDFDAIVEHVCRSYGLTSEQLRSKSRKRQIVLARNTAFFLARKHTDLALKDIGERLGRRHSTVIKGITNIEREISLQTPLGRQLQDTIERLNP